The proteins below are encoded in one region of Halalkalicoccus jeotgali B3:
- a CDS encoding Na+/H+ antiporter subunit D has product MTDQFVVAPMLVALVTIVATLGTRRRLGAQIALSVAGALAYAGTVLVIVRRVVFSATASPATYQLGGWPAPFGITLVADALSAFMLSMVAIVGPAALVFSVSYMNPDEQRVFYHPLFHCLLLGVSGAFLTGDLFNLFVWFEVMLLSSYVFVAFYGKKKHTRAAFWYVVLNLIGSVVMLVAIGGLYAVTGTLNMADMARRLAAPATFGIEVGAVVGLSALLFVVFALKAGLVPFQFWVPAAYRAAPLPVTALLAGVTKKVGLYAVVRLYFTVFGGTELTVSIPGTDGNTVLAFYGIVLLCLATASVLVGGLGALDAASLEGVFAYSSISQIGFIVIPLAIGAASSVPAIQHLGVLAALVYALNHALAKSTLFMAAGTVRSAIGTSRLDDLGGIAARSPALAGVVFVAALSLVGIPPLTGFFGKLLVFDVALRAEAAFGLALLLGGTGLTIAYTTRMWNRAFWGTETPAVSASSPARLQIAVVVALSACILVVGLGFDPVYRFADAAASAATDRGAYIEAVGLSGGEGA; this is encoded by the coding sequence ATGACCGACCAGTTCGTCGTCGCGCCGATGCTCGTGGCGCTCGTCACCATCGTCGCCACCCTCGGAACCCGTCGGCGTCTCGGGGCACAGATCGCCCTGAGCGTCGCAGGCGCGCTCGCCTATGCCGGAACGGTCCTCGTGATCGTCCGACGGGTCGTCTTCTCGGCGACGGCGAGCCCCGCGACCTACCAGCTCGGGGGCTGGCCCGCACCGTTCGGGATCACGCTGGTCGCGGACGCCCTCTCGGCGTTCATGCTGAGCATGGTCGCGATCGTGGGCCCCGCGGCGCTGGTCTTCTCGGTGAGCTACATGAATCCCGACGAACAGCGCGTGTTCTACCACCCGCTGTTTCACTGCCTGTTGCTGGGCGTCAGCGGCGCGTTTCTCACCGGCGACCTGTTCAACCTCTTCGTCTGGTTCGAGGTGATGTTGCTGTCGAGTTACGTCTTCGTCGCCTTCTACGGCAAGAAGAAACACACCCGTGCGGCGTTCTGGTACGTCGTGCTCAACCTGATCGGTAGCGTCGTCATGCTGGTCGCCATCGGCGGCCTGTACGCGGTCACGGGGACGCTCAACATGGCTGACATGGCCCGCCGGCTCGCGGCCCCCGCGACCTTCGGGATCGAAGTCGGGGCCGTCGTGGGTCTCTCGGCGCTGTTGTTCGTTGTCTTCGCGCTCAAGGCCGGGTTGGTCCCCTTCCAGTTCTGGGTGCCCGCCGCCTACCGCGCCGCGCCCCTGCCGGTCACGGCGCTGCTTGCGGGCGTCACCAAGAAGGTCGGCCTGTACGCCGTCGTCCGGCTGTACTTCACCGTCTTTGGGGGCACCGAACTCACGGTCTCGATCCCCGGCACGGACGGGAACACGGTGCTTGCCTTCTACGGGATCGTTCTGCTCTGTCTGGCGACCGCAAGCGTCCTCGTGGGAGGACTGGGTGCGCTCGACGCCGCCTCGCTCGAAGGGGTGTTCGCGTACTCCTCGATCAGCCAGATCGGCTTCATCGTCATCCCACTGGCGATCGGGGCCGCCTCCTCGGTCCCGGCGATCCAGCACCTCGGGGTGCTCGCGGCGCTCGTCTACGCGCTCAATCACGCGCTGGCCAAGAGCACCCTCTTTATGGCCGCCGGCACCGTCAGGAGCGCGATCGGGACGAGTCGTCTCGACGATCTGGGCGGGATCGCCGCGCGCTCGCCCGCGCTGGCGGGCGTCGTGTTCGTCGCGGCGCTCTCGCTCGTCGGGATCCCACCGCTGACGGGCTTTTTCGGCAAGCTACTGGTGTTCGACGTGGCGTTGCGCGCGGAGGCGGCCTTCGGGCTGGCGCTGTTGCTCGGCGGGACCGGCCTGACCATCGCCTACACGACGCGGATGTGGAACCGGGCGTTCTGGGGAACGGAGACACCGGCCGTCTCGGCGTCCAGCCCCGCCCGGCTCCAAATCGCAGTGGTCGTGGCGCTTTCGGCCTGCATCCTCGTGGTCGGCCTCGGGTTCGATCCGGTCTATCGCTTCGCCGACGCCGCAGCGAGCGCGGCGACCGACCGGGGTGCCTACATCGAGGCCGTCGGCCTGAGCGGGGGTGAGGGCGCGTGA
- the mbhE gene encoding hydrogen gas-evolving membrane-bound hydrogenase subunit E, which yields MAFSPGPEVAFLVICLPFFSAALIPALYRPLGERTGYVGVGVALVCFGLLSTLVGTEATVSIPWIPALGVAFELHVDGWALLFALLASGIGALVFTYSVGYMHGESGLVRYYGALLAFMGSILGVALAGDLIALFLFWELTSVCSFLLIGHHSEEASSQYAARMAMVVTVGGGLFVLVGFLALFVVSGSALGTETLSLTAMLEEPEAMRAALREAGLFVPVLALIAVGAASKSAQVPLHFWLPNAMEAPTPVSAFLHSATMVKVGVYLVGRLRPLLESSEWMLLFATLGLATMAITAMLAVAATDIKELLAYSTASHLGLMIAGFGFTVPYGGEAGVFHLLNHALFKAPLFLVAGIVSHEVGTRRIDELGGLRHDLPFTALITVIAALGMAGFPPFNGFYSKELLFEAAYEVGHAAGGLAWLYPLVAVFASVFTVLYSLRFLALFFGARPEGLGTVHRPSQTLLVPPAVLAAVAALVGIAPQFAVDNFVGWAVEPTALEAHEMHAGLPTSLSPPVVMSIAAIGLGAVTYPFYTRVHDAVRSLASIRALRPNWWYDTVFAGLDSGSARVIPTIQNGLLRTYVTWFLGAACVLTLAGYAVAGVSLPAYDGIGVPLSILLILTVGVAVAVAVTVAPSHIAGVLTVSVLGVMIAVFYVLASAPDLGLTQLVVETLALLVFLLIIEQVPEYYGDLDRRVAIRDVGLSAVVGATVFLTVLLTTRTPPGGGNSIARYFTEQAVPGGGGSNVVNVILVDFRGFDTLGEITVIAIAAIAVLALMTMREGGEAT from the coding sequence ATGGCTTTCTCCCCGGGACCCGAGGTCGCGTTCCTCGTGATCTGTCTGCCCTTTTTCAGCGCGGCACTGATTCCCGCCCTCTACCGGCCGCTCGGGGAGCGAACGGGCTACGTCGGGGTGGGTGTCGCGCTCGTCTGCTTCGGACTTCTGTCGACGCTTGTCGGCACCGAGGCGACCGTCTCGATCCCGTGGATCCCGGCGCTTGGCGTCGCGTTCGAACTCCACGTCGACGGCTGGGCGCTACTTTTCGCCCTGCTCGCAAGTGGGATCGGCGCGCTGGTGTTTACCTACTCGGTAGGGTATATGCACGGAGAGAGTGGACTGGTCCGGTACTACGGGGCGCTGCTCGCCTTTATGGGTTCGATCCTCGGGGTCGCGCTGGCGGGGGATCTGATCGCGCTCTTTCTGTTCTGGGAGCTGACGAGCGTCTGTTCGTTCCTGCTGATCGGCCACCACTCCGAGGAGGCGTCCTCACAGTACGCCGCCCGGATGGCGATGGTCGTCACGGTCGGGGGCGGGCTGTTCGTCCTCGTGGGGTTTCTCGCGCTGTTCGTCGTCTCCGGGAGCGCGCTCGGAACCGAGACCCTCTCGCTGACCGCGATGCTCGAAGAGCCCGAAGCGATGCGGGCGGCGCTGCGGGAGGCGGGCCTGTTCGTTCCCGTGTTGGCCCTGATCGCAGTTGGGGCGGCCTCGAAATCCGCGCAGGTCCCGCTTCACTTCTGGCTGCCCAACGCGATGGAGGCGCCTACGCCCGTCTCCGCGTTCCTCCACTCGGCGACGATGGTGAAAGTCGGCGTCTACCTCGTCGGGCGGCTCAGGCCACTCTTGGAGAGTTCCGAGTGGATGTTGTTGTTCGCGACCCTCGGGCTTGCGACCATGGCCATCACCGCCATGCTTGCGGTCGCCGCGACCGACATCAAGGAGCTGCTCGCCTATTCGACGGCGAGCCATCTCGGGTTGATGATCGCCGGCTTCGGCTTTACGGTTCCCTACGGTGGCGAGGCCGGGGTCTTTCACCTGCTGAACCACGCGCTGTTCAAGGCCCCGCTCTTTCTCGTCGCCGGGATCGTCTCCCACGAGGTCGGCACCCGACGGATCGACGAGTTGGGCGGGCTTCGCCATGATCTGCCGTTCACGGCGCTCATTACCGTCATCGCAGCACTCGGTATGGCCGGATTCCCACCCTTTAACGGCTTTTACTCGAAGGAATTGCTGTTCGAGGCCGCCTACGAAGTCGGCCACGCGGCGGGCGGGCTGGCGTGGCTCTATCCCCTCGTTGCGGTGTTCGCGAGCGTCTTTACGGTGTTGTACTCGTTGCGATTCCTCGCGCTCTTTTTCGGGGCCCGTCCCGAGGGGCTGGGGACCGTCCACCGGCCCTCCCAGACACTTCTGGTTCCGCCGGCCGTGCTCGCGGCGGTCGCGGCCCTCGTCGGAATCGCCCCCCAGTTCGCCGTCGACAACTTCGTCGGCTGGGCCGTCGAGCCGACCGCACTGGAGGCCCACGAGATGCACGCCGGCCTGCCCACCTCGCTCTCCCCGCCGGTGGTGATGTCGATTGCAGCGATCGGGCTCGGGGCAGTCACCTACCCGTTTTACACCCGTGTTCACGACGCCGTCCGATCGCTCGCCTCGATCCGAGCCCTGCGTCCGAACTGGTGGTACGATACAGTGTTCGCCGGGCTCGACTCGGGGAGCGCGCGAGTGATCCCGACGATTCAAAACGGCCTGTTGCGCACGTACGTGACGTGGTTTCTCGGCGCGGCCTGCGTCCTCACGCTTGCGGGATACGCCGTGGCCGGGGTCTCGCTGCCGGCCTACGACGGTATCGGCGTCCCGCTCTCGATCCTGTTGATACTGACCGTCGGGGTCGCGGTGGCCGTCGCGGTCACGGTCGCGCCCTCGCACATCGCGGGCGTGCTCACGGTCTCGGTCCTCGGGGTCATGATCGCGGTCTTCTACGTGCTCGCGAGCGCGCCCGACCTCGGGTTGACGCAACTCGTCGTCGAGACGCTCGCGCTGCTCGTCTTTCTGCTGATCATCGAGCAGGTCCCCGAGTACTACGGCGACCTCGACCGACGGGTCGCGATCCGCGACGTGGGTCTTTCGGCGGTCGTCGGCGCGACCGTCTTCCTGACGGTCCTGCTGACGACGCGTACACCACCGGGCGGGGGCAATTCGATCGCGCGGTACTTCACCGAGCAGGCGGTCCCCGGCGGGGGCGGCAGCAACGTGGTGAACGTGATCCTCGTCGACTTTCGCGGGTTCGACACGCTCGGAGAGATCACGGTGATCGCGATCGCCGCCATCGCCGTGCTTGCACTTATGACCATGCGCGAGGGAGGTGAGGCTACGTGA
- a CDS encoding sodium:proton antiporter, whose protein sequence is MTAFALATVLGLLFAAGTYLLLRRDLLRVVWGVTILSQAANVYLVTMGGIVEPSAEGVPVLASHGGHVPQTTDPLVQALVLTAIVISFAMTAFALVLTYRVYQEHHTLDLTTLGGEP, encoded by the coding sequence ATGACCGCCTTCGCCCTCGCAACGGTTCTCGGTTTGCTCTTTGCGGCGGGCACCTACCTCCTCCTTCGCCGTGACCTCCTGCGGGTCGTCTGGGGGGTGACGATCCTCAGTCAGGCCGCCAACGTCTACCTCGTGACGATGGGCGGCATCGTCGAGCCGTCGGCCGAGGGCGTCCCCGTCCTCGCGAGTCACGGCGGACACGTTCCCCAGACGACCGACCCACTCGTTCAGGCACTCGTCCTAACGGCGATCGTCATCAGTTTCGCCATGACAGCCTTCGCACTCGTGTTGACCTATCGCGTCTACCAGGAGCACCACACGCTCGATCTCACGACTCTCGGGGGCGAGCCATGA
- a CDS encoding MnhB domain-containing protein → MTTVIMRTTARVVVPIILVVSISLFIQGHNLPGGGFIGGVLTTTAFALIYIAYGLDFPRVLGHEIEPTESVFEDPIVVGYRRTFLLGLVIALGGGLVPLLFDLSFLSQTYVILHHVPLYHELELASALVFDLGVFLVVVGGLLTILSVVGAE, encoded by the coding sequence GTGACGACGGTCATCATGCGGACGACCGCGCGGGTCGTGGTCCCGATCATCCTCGTCGTCTCGATCTCGCTGTTTATCCAAGGGCACAACCTGCCCGGCGGCGGGTTCATCGGTGGCGTGCTCACCACGACGGCGTTCGCGCTGATCTACATCGCCTACGGCCTCGATTTCCCCCGCGTGCTCGGCCACGAGATCGAACCGACCGAGAGCGTCTTCGAGGACCCCATCGTCGTCGGCTACCGACGGACGTTCCTGCTGGGGCTCGTGATCGCGCTCGGGGGCGGGCTCGTCCCCCTGCTGTTCGATCTGTCCTTCCTCTCGCAGACGTACGTGATCCTCCATCACGTCCCTCTCTATCACGAACTCGAACTCGCGAGCGCGCTTGTCTTCGATCTGGGCGTGTTCCTCGTGGTCGTCGGGGGGCTTCTCACGATCCTCTCGGTGGTGGGGGCCGAATGA
- a CDS encoding potassium channel family protein produces the protein MKFVIVGYGRVGMRTARILDEEGHEVFIVDNDHDKVERARKAGFDVVEGDGSNETILEEVGVESADALAGLTGDLNTNFAACMVGKHHDCRTVMRIDHDYREEIYQKYADDVDEIVYPERLGAAGAKTALLGGDFNLVADLTERLQLITISVPEESPAIGKRVSEIDLPDGARIYAHGTNHGAMTIPLPRTSIDEGDSVAVIVEQESVEGVRTALLGTEEPVGA, from the coding sequence ATGAAGTTCGTTATCGTCGGCTACGGACGGGTCGGAATGCGGACGGCGCGAATCCTCGACGAAGAGGGTCACGAGGTCTTCATCGTCGACAACGACCACGACAAGGTCGAGCGCGCCCGGAAGGCCGGATTCGACGTCGTCGAGGGCGACGGCAGCAACGAGACGATCCTCGAGGAGGTCGGTGTCGAGAGTGCGGACGCGCTGGCGGGACTGACGGGCGACCTCAATACCAACTTCGCGGCCTGCATGGTCGGCAAGCACCACGACTGTCGGACGGTCATGCGGATCGACCACGACTACCGCGAGGAGATCTACCAGAAGTACGCGGACGACGTCGACGAGATCGTCTACCCCGAGCGACTGGGCGCGGCGGGCGCGAAAACCGCGCTGCTCGGGGGCGATTTCAACCTCGTGGCCGACCTGACCGAACGCCTCCAGCTTATCACCATCTCCGTGCCCGAGGAGTCGCCTGCGATCGGAAAACGCGTCAGCGAGATCGATCTCCCGGACGGGGCGCGAATCTACGCACACGGAACGAACCATGGAGCGATGACGATCCCGCTGCCACGAACGTCGATCGATGAGGGCGATAGCGTCGCCGTCATCGTCGAGCAAGAGAGTGTGGAGGGTGTCAGGACGGCGCTCCTCGGAACCGAGGAGCCCGTGGGCGCGTGA
- a CDS encoding DNA-methyltransferase, which yields MRTEHALHVGDARDLALPDESVDLVVTSPPYPMIEMWDDVFAGLDPGIEEMLAAGEGERAFESMHAILDAVWDELERVLREGAIACINVGDATRTVENTFQTYPNHVRITEAFRDRGFVSLPGILWRKPTNSTAKFMGSGMVPTNAYPTLEHEHVLIFRKGGPRRFEPHLESRYESAYFWEERNRWFSDLWSDIKGVDQRLDGEARERSGAFPFELPYRLINMFSIHEDTVCDPFWGTGTTTLAAMVAGRESVGHELDPGLVEAFDGRLADLPAFSREVIENRLADHRAFVERVGAEELGYDAVHYEFPVRTKQERTLRLYAVETIEETDAGYEITHRPADAE from the coding sequence ATGCGGACCGAACACGCCCTCCACGTCGGCGACGCGCGCGACCTCGCGTTACCCGACGAATCGGTCGATCTGGTCGTCACCTCGCCGCCGTATCCGATGATCGAGATGTGGGACGACGTGTTCGCCGGCCTCGATCCCGGGATCGAGGAGATGCTCGCCGCCGGGGAGGGCGAGCGGGCCTTCGAGTCGATGCACGCGATCCTCGATGCGGTTTGGGACGAACTCGAGCGCGTACTCCGGGAGGGTGCGATCGCCTGCATCAACGTCGGGGACGCGACCCGCACCGTCGAAAACACCTTTCAGACGTACCCGAACCACGTCCGGATTACCGAGGCGTTTCGCGACCGGGGGTTCGTCTCGCTTCCGGGAATCCTCTGGCGGAAACCCACGAACAGCACGGCGAAGTTCATGGGCTCGGGGATGGTCCCGACCAACGCCTATCCGACCCTCGAACACGAACACGTGCTGATCTTTCGGAAGGGTGGCCCCCGCCGTTTCGAACCCCACTTGGAGTCCCGCTACGAGAGTGCGTACTTCTGGGAGGAGCGAAACCGGTGGTTCTCGGATCTCTGGAGCGATATCAAGGGGGTCGACCAGCGTCTCGACGGCGAGGCACGCGAGCGCTCGGGGGCGTTCCCCTTCGAACTACCCTACCGGCTGATCAACATGTTCTCGATCCACGAGGATACGGTCTGTGACCCGTTTTGGGGGACCGGAACGACGACGCTGGCGGCGATGGTCGCCGGGCGCGAGTCGGTGGGCCACGAACTCGATCCCGGGCTGGTCGAGGCGTTCGACGGGCGACTCGCGGACCTCCCCGCGTTCTCCCGGGAGGTGATCGAGAACCGCCTCGCGGACCACAGGGCCTTCGTCGAGCGGGTGGGTGCGGAGGAACTCGGCTACGACGCCGTCCACTACGAGTTCCCAGTCCGGACGAAACAGGAACGAACCCTCCGACTGTACGCCGTCGAGACGATCGAGGAAACCGACGCGGGCTACGAGATCACTCATCGACCCGCCGACGCCGAGTGA